In Camelus dromedarius isolate mCamDro1 chromosome 3, mCamDro1.pat, whole genome shotgun sequence, one DNA window encodes the following:
- the LOC135321084 gene encoding olfactory receptor 2T27-like, whose product MGQKNESSTDFILLGLFPWLRHPHLLMLIILLFYAIALTGNCILILLILLDSRLHTPMYFLLSQLSLVDVAYISSTVPKMVINYFTGKKNISYLACATQLFSFLTLALAECILLTLMACDRYVAVCKPLRYTVLMNPKVCLQMAAAAWIGGALAALVHTVYPMSFPICGSREINHYFCEMPAILRLSCTDTSVYEMVIFVSTIVFLLVPFSLILTSYTLILLTVLQMTSRKGRNKALATCSSHLTVVSLYFGQTPTSSHTPDQDQIGAVLGTIVTPMLNPLIYSLRNKEVLGALRRCSGRCCN is encoded by the coding sequence ATGGGCCAGAAGAATGAAAGCTCAACTGACTTCATCCTCCTGGGGCTCTTTCCTTGGTTGAGACACCCCCACCTCCTCATGCTCATCATCCTCCTTTTCTACGCTATTGCCCTGACTGGGAACTGCATACTGATCCTCCTCATCCTGCTGGACTCCcgcctccacacccccatgtacttcctGCTCAGTCAGCTCTCCCTCGTTGACGTGGCTTACATCTCCAGCACAGTCCCCAAGATGGTCATCAACTATTTCACTGGGAAGAAGAACATTTCCTATTTGGCCTGTGCCACTcagctcttctctttcctcacccTTGCCCTTGCTGAGTGCATCTTGCTGACGCTCATGGCCTGTGATCGCTATGTAGCCGTCTGTAAGCCCCTGAGATACACAGTCCTCATGAACCCCAAGGTCTGTCTCCAGATGGCTGCTGCAGCCTGGATTGGGGGAGCCCTTGCAGCCCTTGTACATACCGTGTACCCAATGAGCTTCCCTATCTGCGGTTCCAGGGAGATTAATCACTACTTTTGTGAGATGCCTGCCATCTTGAGACTGTCTTGTACGGACACATCAGTCTATGAGATGGTGATATTTGTGTCAACCATTGTATTTCTCCTGGTCCCATTTAGTCTCATCCTCACCTCCTACACACTCATCTTGCTCACAGTCCTCCAGATGACCTCTCGCAAAGGCAGGAACAAAGCACTGgccacctgctcctcccacctgACAGTGGTAAGTCTCTACTTTGGTCAGACGCCCACCTCATCCCACACACCTGACCAAGACCAGATTGGAGCTGTTCTTGGCACTATAGTGACCCCCATGCTCAACCCACTCATCTACAGTCTCAGGAACAAAGAAGTGTTGGGGGCTCTGAGGAGGTGCTCGGGAAGGTGTTGCAATTGA